The following coding sequences lie in one Benincasa hispida cultivar B227 chromosome 6, ASM972705v1, whole genome shotgun sequence genomic window:
- the LOC120079307 gene encoding proline-rich receptor-like protein kinase PERK1: MSTPTTSPPPPSSTSTPSPPTGRSPPPPTSRTPSTPSRSPPPPSTPPPSSSSNISTGLVVGIAIGGVVIVLLLSILCLCCTKKRRRRRDEEGFYPHPPPDPKVDPYAGQQQWQHNAPLPPDPLIGMVPKPSPPPVVASRPPHSPTSIRPPPQPLYMSSSGGSGSMYSGPETPLPPPPPPPMAFGFSKSTFTYEELAMATDGFSDANLLGQGGFGYVHRGVLPNGKEVAVKQLKAGSGQGEREFQAEVDIISRVHHKHLVSLVGYCITGSQRLLVYEFVANNTLEFHLHGKGRPTMDWQTRLKIALGSAKGLAYIHEDCHPKIIHRDIKAANILLDFKFEAKVADFGLAKFTSDVNTHVSTRVMGTFGYLAPEYASSGKLTEKSDVFSFGVMLLELITGRRPVDMSNTSMEDSLVDWARPLMNRALEDGNFDVLVDPRMQNNYNHNEMARMVACAAACVRHSARRRPRMSQVVRALEGDTSLSDLNEGVKPGQSSVYSSHGSSDYDTHQYNEDLRKFRKMALGSTEYGASSEYSGPTSEYGLYPSGSSSEGQTTREMEMRTAKKESGGFSGRS; the protein is encoded by the exons atGTCAACCCCTACGACTTCTCCACCTCCTCCGTCTTCTACTAGCACTCCGTCTCCTCCAACTGGCCGTAGTCCGCCGCCTCCGACTTCTCGTACGCCGTCCACTCCGTCAAGAAGTCCTCCACCTCCCTCAACGCCGCCGCCGTCGTCCTCGTCTAATATTTCAACCGGACTTGTTGTCGGAATTGCAATTGGTGGAGTGGTAATTGTTCTTCTGCTAAGTATATTGTGCCTTTGCTGTACGAAGAAAAGGAGAAGACGACGCGACGAAGAGGGATTTTATCCACATCCTCCGCCTGACCCTAAAG TTGACCCTTATGCTGGTCAGCAGCAATGGCAGCACAATGCTCCTCTACCACCTGATCCTTTAATTGGGATGGTACCTAAGCCATCTCCTCCTCCGGTAGTTGCATCCCGACCCCCGCATTCTCCGACCAGCATTCGTCCTCCACCTCAACCGCTCTATATGAGTAGCAGTGGAGGCTCAGGCTCTATGTATTCTGGGCCTGAAACGCCGCTCCCTCCACCCCCTCCCCCTCCTATGGCCTTTGGTTTCTCAAAGAGTACTTTTACTTACGAGGAACTGGCAATGGCAACAGATGGCTTCTCGGATGCAAATCTCCTCGGACAAGGCGGATTCGGATATGTGCATAGAGGGGTGCTTCCTAATGGAAAGGAAGTTGCAGTCAAGCAGTTGAAAGCTGGAAGCGGGCAAGGCGAACGAGAATTTCAGGCTGAAGTTGATATCATCAGCCGAGTTCATCATAAACATCTTGTTTCTTTGGTTGGATATTGCATAACTGGGTCCCAAAGATTGCTTGTTTATGAATTTGTTGCAAACAACACTTTGGAGTTCCATTTACATG GTAAAGGGCGGCCGACCATGGATTGGCAGACAAGACTTAAAATCGCTTTAGGATCAGCAAAAGGACTAGCTTATATTCATGAGGATT GTCACCCGAAAATTATTCATCGTGATATTAAAGCTGCTAACATACTGTTGGATTTCAAGTTTGAAGCAAAG GTTGCTGATTTTGGACTTGCAAAGTTTACTTCTGATGTCAATACCCATGTATCAACTCGAGTGATGGGTACTTTTGG GTATCTTGCACCAGAGTATGCCTCTAGTGGCAAACTTACTGAGAAATCAGATGTTTTCTCCTTTGGGGTTATGCTTTTGGAGTTGATCACTGGTCGTCGACCCGTCGATATGAGTAATACTTCCATGGAAGATAGTCTCGTAGACTGG GCTAGGCCGCTAATGAACCGAGCTTTAGAAGATGGGAACTTCGATGTTTTGGTCGATCCAAGGATGCAGAATAACTACAACCACAATGAAATGGCTCGCATGGTTGCCTGTGCCGCTGCTTGTGTTCGTCATTCTGCCAGGCGTCGACCACGAATGAGTCAG GTAGTACGAGCGCTCGAAGGAGACACGTCACTATCGGATCTCAATGAAGGTGTCAAACCCGGGCAGAGCTCAGTGTACAGTTCTCATGGAAGCTCAGACTACGACACCCACCAGTACAACGAGGACTTGAGGAAGTTCAGGAAGATGGCACTGGGGAGCACGGAATATGGAGCGAGCAGCGAATATAGCGGACCGACAAGCGAGTACGGGCTGTATCCTTCGGGGTCAAGCAGCGAAGGGCAAACCACAAGGGAAATGGAGATGAGAACAGCAAAGAAAGAGAGTGGAGGCTTCAGTGGACGCTCCTGA
- the LOC120079769 gene encoding PXMP2/4 family protein 2, whose product MFRLWKWYQNCLTFHPVKTQVISSGFLWGTGDIAAQYITHSAAKTRLPTSPDAEEEFKINWKRVGITSMFGFGFVGPVGHMWYEGLDRFIRLKLQLQPKSAKFVGAKLAMDGLIFGPIDLVVFFSYMGFANGKDISEVKEDLKRDVLPAFILSGTVWPIIQIANFRYVPVRYQLLYVNMFCLLDSAFLSWFEQQNDAPWKQWFTSFNPFKER is encoded by the exons ATGTTTAGGCTCTGGAAATGGTATCAGAACTGTCTCACCTTTCATCCGGTGAAAACCCAGGTCATCAGCTCCGGCTTTTTATGGGGCACTGGCGACATTGCAGCCCAATACATTACTCACTCGGCCGCTAAAACCCGTCTTCCAACTTCT CCAGATGCTGAAGAAGAGTTCAAAATCAACTGGAAACGTGTTGGAATCACAAGCATGTTTGGATTCGGTTTCGTTGGACCAGTCGGCCACATGTG GTATGAAGGCTTGGACAGATTTATAAGGCTAAAACTTCAGCTACAGCCAAAATCAGCTAAGTTTGTCGGGGCAAAACTGGCAATGGATGGTCTAATCTTTGGCCCAATCGACTTAGTTGTCTTCTTCAGTTATATGGGATTTGCCAACGGAAAAGACATTTCTGAAGTGAAAGAAGACTTGAAGAGGGACGTCCTCCCAGCATTTATCTTGTCGGGTACGGTGTGGCCAATCATTCAGATCGCAAACTTCCGATACGTCCCAGTGAGGTACCAACTCCTCTATGTTAATATGTTCTGCTTGTTGGACAGTGCTTTTTTGTCATGGTTTGAGCAACAAAACGATGCTCCTTGGAAGCAATGGTTTACTTCTTTTAATCCTTTTAAAGAAAGATGA